The proteins below are encoded in one region of Tessaracoccus aquimaris:
- a CDS encoding sigma-70 family RNA polymerase sigma factor, giving the protein MKTPNLALVWLAEGEDLAAAKAIEAGLYAHHLIAQGATDSRLEGVVDAGRRAMDVLWGVGIRVARKIAYRVALAAKLTPDDLFQEACLSVAQAIRAFDHTLGVRFTTFVYHVIRRALSDSPLSATSAVGSRADRRATRKALLAQGQSPGASLSAAAAAIGVSVSAVARGTLRRVPLEGVVAEDVDAQHRMTRAVETSVDFLALLAPRHRRILELRLREPRYTLALLAEALGVSVSTAYRWDRESLLEARAVLEADRTTAPPRAGRGG; this is encoded by the coding sequence ATGAAGACACCGAATCTCGCCCTGGTCTGGCTCGCCGAAGGCGAAGACCTCGCGGCCGCAAAGGCCATCGAGGCGGGGCTGTATGCCCACCACCTGATCGCTCAGGGCGCCACCGACTCGCGATTGGAGGGAGTGGTCGACGCCGGGCGGCGGGCCATGGACGTGCTCTGGGGCGTCGGGATCCGAGTCGCACGCAAGATCGCCTATCGGGTCGCCCTGGCCGCGAAACTCACGCCGGATGACCTGTTCCAGGAGGCGTGCCTCTCGGTCGCGCAGGCGATCCGTGCCTTCGACCACACCCTCGGTGTGAGGTTCACGACCTTCGTCTACCACGTCATCCGGCGGGCGCTTTCCGACTCGCCGCTCTCCGCCACGAGCGCGGTGGGGTCGCGCGCGGACCGGCGGGCCACCCGGAAGGCGCTGTTGGCCCAGGGACAGAGCCCAGGGGCGAGCCTCAGCGCGGCGGCCGCGGCCATCGGGGTCAGCGTCTCAGCGGTCGCACGGGGGACGCTTCGGCGGGTGCCGCTGGAGGGTGTCGTGGCCGAGGACGTCGACGCCCAGCACCGGATGACGCGGGCGGTGGAGACCTCGGTGGACTTCCTGGCACTGCTTGCCCCGCGGCACCGCAGGATCCTCGAGTTGCGGCTGCGCGAGCCGCGCTACACGTTGGCGCTGCTGGCCGAGGCGCTCGGCGTGTCGGTGTCCACGGCCTATCGCTGGGACCGGGAGTCGTTGCTGGAGGCTCGCGCGGTGCTGGAGGCGGACCGGACGACGGCTCCCCCGCGGGCCGGGAGAGGAGGCTGA
- a CDS encoding alpha,alpha-trehalose-phosphate synthase (UDP-forming), whose protein sequence is MSERAHFVVVANRLPVDRVVADDGTVDWNTSPGGLVTALEPVMRREGGAWVGWHGAPDEEVQPFTHDGYAIVPVPLSSSEFEEYYEGFSNATLWPLFHDTVAFPEFHREWWDAYLIVNRRFAEAAAEVAAEGATVWVQDYQLQLVPRLLRELRPDLKIGFFLHIPFPPVELFLQLPWRRQILEGLLGADLVGFQVAGAASNFLRLVRLRTEHKVERHHVQVGDHVCRAKSYPISIDTEGFRELAESPAAIAEAEALLSDLGHPKVVLLGVDRLDYTKGLRQRIRAVGELFAEGRLDPAEVVFMQVATPSRERVEEYRRLRDDIDLLVGRINSEFGGVGRPPIVYRHAGFPRQTMAAMYRIADVALVTPLRDGMNLVAKEYVACHPGLDGALVLSEFAGAARELKQAYLVNPYDINGMKDVVMRAVEDPPEERRKRMRALQKQVGTHTIDAWADNFLGDLKHYAR, encoded by the coding sequence ATGTCTGAGCGCGCGCACTTCGTCGTCGTCGCCAACCGGTTGCCCGTCGACCGGGTGGTGGCCGACGACGGAACGGTCGACTGGAACACCTCGCCGGGCGGTCTCGTGACCGCCCTCGAGCCCGTGATGCGCAGGGAGGGCGGAGCCTGGGTCGGCTGGCACGGCGCACCGGATGAGGAGGTGCAGCCCTTCACCCACGACGGATACGCGATCGTGCCGGTGCCGCTGAGCTCCTCCGAGTTCGAGGAGTACTACGAGGGGTTCTCCAACGCCACCCTCTGGCCCCTGTTCCACGACACCGTGGCCTTCCCGGAGTTCCACCGCGAGTGGTGGGACGCCTACCTGATCGTGAACCGGCGCTTCGCCGAGGCCGCCGCCGAGGTGGCGGCCGAGGGCGCGACGGTGTGGGTGCAGGACTATCAGCTTCAGCTCGTGCCGCGACTGCTGCGCGAACTGCGCCCCGACCTCAAGATCGGTTTCTTCCTGCACATTCCCTTCCCGCCGGTGGAACTGTTCCTGCAACTGCCGTGGCGGCGCCAGATCCTGGAGGGCCTGCTTGGTGCCGACCTCGTGGGCTTCCAGGTCGCGGGGGCGGCGTCGAACTTCCTCCGGCTGGTGCGGCTCAGGACCGAGCACAAGGTGGAGCGGCACCACGTTCAGGTCGGCGATCACGTCTGCCGCGCGAAGTCCTACCCGATCTCGATCGACACCGAGGGATTCCGGGAGTTGGCGGAGTCGCCCGCGGCGATCGCGGAGGCCGAGGCGCTGCTCAGCGATCTGGGTCACCCGAAGGTGGTACTGCTCGGGGTCGACCGGCTCGACTACACCAAGGGCCTGCGGCAGCGGATCCGCGCGGTGGGCGAACTGTTTGCCGAGGGCAGGCTCGACCCAGCCGAGGTGGTGTTCATGCAGGTGGCAACGCCGTCGCGCGAGCGCGTCGAGGAGTACCGGAGGCTGCGCGACGACATCGACCTGCTGGTGGGCAGGATCAACTCGGAGTTCGGGGGTGTCGGCCGGCCCCCGATCGTGTACCGCCACGCAGGGTTCCCCCGCCAGACCATGGCCGCCATGTACCGGATCGCCGACGTCGCGCTGGTCACCCCGCTGCGCGACGGCATGAACCTGGTCGCCAAGGAGTACGTCGCGTGCCATCCAGGCCTTGACGGCGCGCTGGTGCTGAGCGAGTTCGCGGGCGCCGCACGCGAACTGAAGCAGGCGTACCTGGTCAACCCCTACGACATCAACGGCATGAAGGACGTCGTGATGCGCGCCGTCGAGGACCCACCGGAGGAGCGCCGCAAGCGGATGCGCGCGCTGCAGAAGCAGGTCGGCACCCACACGATCGACGCGTGGGCAGACAACTTCCTCGGCGACCTGAAGCACTACGCGCGCTGA
- the otsB gene encoding trehalose-phosphatase, whose amino-acid sequence MTRWTVQDQAGDDFMRAAGAHPERVLLALDFDGTLAPIVPDPDDSRLDPRAAEALARLRGRLGALAIITGRGTQTVSKLARLEERGVNGLIVAGGYGAQRWVVGEAVDDAGARPAGIGEALEAIREAIEACGVDGVAVEDKGIALGVHTRRSDDPDRAYGSLLPRLEGIASAHGLTIEPGRSVIELRASTVTKGDAIRALIEETGATVVAMCGDDLGDLPAFDALVDLRAAGLTTCRVVSASLEQSGLGAYADILAEGTDGIADWLEALADATS is encoded by the coding sequence ATGACCAGGTGGACAGTGCAGGACCAGGCCGGAGACGACTTCATGCGGGCGGCTGGCGCGCATCCGGAACGGGTGCTGCTCGCGCTCGACTTCGACGGGACGCTCGCGCCCATCGTGCCCGACCCCGACGACTCGCGGCTTGACCCCCGTGCCGCCGAAGCCCTCGCACGCCTGAGGGGACGCCTCGGCGCGCTGGCGATCATCACCGGCAGGGGCACCCAGACGGTGAGCAAGCTGGCCCGGTTGGAGGAGCGCGGCGTCAACGGCCTGATCGTGGCGGGCGGCTACGGCGCGCAACGTTGGGTGGTCGGCGAGGCGGTCGACGACGCAGGCGCGCGCCCCGCCGGCATCGGGGAGGCGCTCGAGGCGATCCGCGAGGCGATCGAGGCATGCGGCGTCGACGGGGTGGCGGTCGAGGACAAGGGGATCGCGCTTGGCGTCCATACCCGACGCAGCGACGACCCGGATCGCGCCTACGGGTCGCTGCTGCCGCGGCTGGAGGGCATCGCCTCGGCGCATGGCCTCACGATCGAGCCGGGCCGAAGTGTCATCGAACTGCGCGCCTCGACGGTGACGAAGGGGGACGCGATCCGAGCGCTGATCGAGGAGACCGGTGCGACGGTCGTGGCGATGTGTGGCGACGACCTGGGTGACCTGCCTGCCTTCGACGCCCTGGTCGACCTGCGCGCCGCGGGCCTCACGACCTGCCGCGTGGTGAGCGCCTCGCTGGAGCAGAGCGGGCTGGGCGCCTACGCAGACATCCTGGCCGAGGGGACCGACGGCATCGCCGACTGGCTGGAGGCGCTTGCCGACGCCACGTCGTAG
- a CDS encoding helix-turn-helix domain-containing protein, with protein MPTDEGRVHCRLDELLEERGMTLTELSRRVGVSLVNLSVLKNDRARAIRFGTLTAICDVLGCTVGELLVVVPER; from the coding sequence GTGCCCACCGACGAGGGGCGCGTGCACTGCCGCCTCGATGAACTCCTGGAGGAGCGCGGCATGACGCTGACCGAGTTGTCGCGCAGAGTCGGCGTCAGCCTCGTGAACCTTTCGGTGCTGAAGAACGACCGTGCCCGGGCGATCCGGTTCGGGACGCTCACCGCGATCTGCGATGTGCTCGGCTGCACTGTGGGCGAACTGCTCGTGGTGGTCCCCGAACGCTGA
- the tal gene encoding transaldolase, which translates to MSSPTQQLSAAGVSIWLDDLSRSRITSGNLQELIDTRNVVGVTTNPTIFQGAISHGEGYAESIAEQAAAGASVDEAIFTLTTSDVRDACDIFRPIYDATTGRDGRVSIEVSPDLAHDTDATIAQARSLYDAVDRPNVLIKIPATKAGLPAITETIGSGISVNVTLIFSLERYSEVIDAFLAGLEKARDAGLDLSQIHSVASFFVSRVDTEVDKRLAAIGGEAAAALKSKAGVANARLAYELLERRFAEDGATALVAAGATVQRPLWASTGVKDPSLPDTLYVTELVAAHTVNTMPEKTLQATFDHGVVTGDTITDHYAEAHEVMDALAEVGVDFADVTQRLEDEGVEKFIASWHDLQATVKQALADG; encoded by the coding sequence ATGTCCTCTCCCACCCAGCAACTCTCCGCCGCGGGCGTCAGCATCTGGCTCGACGACCTCTCCCGCTCCCGCATCACCTCCGGCAACCTGCAGGAACTGATCGACACCCGCAACGTGGTGGGCGTCACGACCAACCCGACGATCTTCCAGGGTGCGATCTCGCACGGCGAGGGATATGCCGAGTCGATCGCGGAGCAGGCGGCGGCGGGGGCATCGGTCGACGAGGCCATCTTCACCCTGACCACCAGCGACGTGCGCGACGCGTGCGACATCTTCCGCCCGATCTACGACGCCACCACTGGCCGGGACGGCCGCGTCTCCATCGAGGTTTCCCCCGACCTCGCGCACGACACCGACGCGACAATCGCGCAGGCGCGCTCCCTGTACGACGCCGTCGACCGGCCCAACGTGCTCATCAAGATCCCGGCCACGAAGGCCGGGCTGCCCGCGATCACCGAGACGATCGGGTCGGGTATCTCCGTGAACGTGACGCTGATCTTCAGCCTCGAGCGCTACTCCGAGGTGATCGACGCGTTCCTCGCCGGCCTCGAGAAGGCCAGGGACGCCGGCCTCGACCTTTCCCAGATCCACTCCGTCGCGTCGTTCTTCGTCTCCCGGGTCGACACCGAGGTCGACAAGCGACTCGCGGCGATCGGCGGCGAGGCGGCGGCAGCCCTGAAGTCCAAGGCGGGCGTCGCCAACGCGCGCCTCGCCTACGAGTTGCTCGAACGGCGCTTCGCCGAGGACGGGGCCACGGCGCTCGTCGCGGCGGGAGCCACCGTCCAGCGGCCGCTCTGGGCGTCGACCGGGGTGAAGGACCCGTCCCTCCCCGACACGCTCTACGTCACCGAACTGGTCGCAGCACACACCGTCAACACGATGCCCGAGAAGACACTCCAGGCGACCTTCGACCATGGCGTCGTCACGGGTGACACCATCACCGACCACTACGCGGAGGCGCACGAGGTGATGGACGCGCTCGCCGAGGTCGGGGTCGACTTCGCGGACGTCACGCAGCGGTTGGAGGACGAGGGCGTCGAGAAGTTCATCGCCTCCTGGCACGACCTCCAGGCGACGGTGAAGCAGGCCCTCGCGGACGGCTGA
- a CDS encoding recombinase family protein, translating into MTAYGYVRTACTDSPTQRELHTLSQELSESNLQVYVDSEVCGHTDALTRRGFSNLLETLDPGDQVIVWDVNRFARELDGILAAVNAIQERDATIRLVSNDLVLE; encoded by the coding sequence ATGACTGCATACGGGTATGTACGCACCGCCTGCACCGATTCCCCGACCCAACGCGAGCTCCACACCTTGTCACAGGAGTTGAGCGAGTCCAATCTCCAGGTCTACGTCGACAGCGAGGTGTGCGGGCACACAGATGCTCTGACCCGCAGGGGCTTCTCCAACCTCCTGGAGACCCTCGATCCGGGCGACCAGGTCATCGTCTGGGACGTCAACCGGTTCGCCCGGGAACTGGACGGCATCCTGGCCGCCGTCAACGCGATCCAGGAGCGCGACGCGACGATCCGACTCGTCTCGAACGACCTGGTGCTGGAGTAA
- a CDS encoding MFS transporter: MKTVSAWSSPDYRKVWGAGAVAGLGAEIGDLALPVLALVTLGASAQEMSWVRAAMYLPYLLLTLWLGVVVDRYRRRRMMIGAELVSALLVISMAVLAMAGLLGIPTLVAFTFLLGSLAVLHSLADFSFLPHVVTAEQLPDANARVTATESAIDIGGSGLGGALVQAVTAPIALLINGVASVTSALLLWRVRTAEPAPEHPEANAVTQAGQGLAALWRNRSVRGLAVEATTWNLGNEVFMLALTVAILTSRPDGPIALGLVLMAGGVGAFIGAAFSARLTARFGYGPSLIGALIVGNTAPLLGMLAARDTTLASLVILAVAFLASGLGVGVANSQAVTVRQLAVDEAIRGRVNAAYRLLSWGALSVGALVAGLTVDLAGLWLAGVIGASVMALSSLAVILSPVRRMRDLVDSRTA, translated from the coding sequence ATGAAGACGGTTAGCGCCTGGTCGAGCCCCGACTACCGCAAGGTGTGGGGGGCCGGGGCGGTCGCCGGCCTGGGCGCCGAGATCGGGGACCTCGCCCTCCCCGTCCTGGCCCTGGTGACACTGGGGGCGAGCGCCCAGGAGATGTCCTGGGTCAGGGCCGCGATGTATCTGCCCTATCTCCTCCTGACGCTGTGGCTGGGCGTGGTCGTCGACCGGTACCGCAGGCGGCGCATGATGATCGGCGCCGAACTGGTCAGCGCACTTCTCGTGATCTCGATGGCCGTGCTGGCCATGGCCGGACTGCTCGGCATCCCGACGCTCGTGGCGTTCACGTTCCTGCTCGGTTCGCTCGCCGTGCTTCACTCACTCGCCGACTTCTCCTTCCTGCCGCACGTCGTGACGGCCGAGCAGTTGCCGGATGCCAACGCGCGGGTGACGGCGACCGAGTCGGCCATCGACATCGGAGGCAGCGGCTTGGGCGGCGCGCTGGTTCAGGCTGTGACGGCTCCCATTGCGCTGCTGATCAACGGGGTCGCCAGCGTCACGTCCGCACTCCTGCTCTGGCGGGTGCGGACTGCCGAACCCGCCCCGGAGCACCCCGAGGCAAACGCCGTCACGCAGGCGGGTCAGGGGTTGGCCGCGCTGTGGCGAAACCGTTCGGTGCGCGGCCTCGCCGTCGAGGCGACGACATGGAACCTGGGCAACGAGGTGTTCATGCTCGCGCTCACGGTGGCGATCCTCACCTCACGGCCCGACGGGCCAATCGCGCTCGGCCTGGTGCTGATGGCGGGCGGCGTCGGTGCCTTCATCGGGGCCGCGTTCAGTGCGCGCCTCACCGCCAGGTTCGGCTACGGACCGTCGCTGATCGGGGCCCTGATCGTCGGGAACACCGCGCCACTGCTCGGCATGTTGGCCGCCCGCGACACGACCCTCGCCTCGCTGGTCATCCTGGCGGTCGCCTTCCTCGCCTCCGGGCTGGGCGTCGGGGTCGCCAACTCACAGGCCGTGACCGTCCGCCAACTGGCGGTCGACGAGGCCATCCGAGGGAGGGTCAACGCCGCCTACCGACTGCTCTCCTGGGGAGCGCTGTCGGTGGGTGCTCTGGTGGCTGGACTCACCGTCGACCTCGCGGGCCTGTGGCTTGCCGGGGTCATCGGCGCGTCGGTGATGGCCCTGTCATCGCTCGCGGTGATCCTCTCCCCCGTGAGGCGGATGCGCGACCTGGTTGACTCCCGAACCGCCTGA
- a CDS encoding CGNR zinc finger domain-containing protein, which translates to MADTVVAPRAPGALELVRAFVNSLDIEDGVDSLLDADGWGRWSTEVGCQGAATDADLARLRELRETLRVALLANHDRAPLPEEARVAVADAIDWSGARTTVTEAGLALEPVGGGPRWLAGAVAAAVAAALGDGTWSRLKACRDDACHWAFYDHSRSRTGQWCSMEICGNRNKQLRWRERQVGGN; encoded by the coding sequence ATGGCAGATACGGTCGTTGCACCGCGGGCCCCCGGCGCGCTCGAGTTGGTGCGAGCCTTCGTGAACAGCCTCGACATCGAGGACGGCGTCGATTCGCTACTCGACGCCGACGGCTGGGGGCGCTGGTCCACGGAGGTCGGCTGTCAGGGCGCGGCCACGGACGCCGACCTCGCTCGGCTCCGGGAGTTGCGCGAGACGCTCCGGGTCGCTCTGCTCGCCAACCACGACCGCGCCCCGCTGCCGGAAGAGGCCAGGGTGGCGGTCGCCGACGCGATCGACTGGTCGGGTGCACGCACAACAGTCACGGAGGCGGGCCTTGCGCTCGAGCCGGTCGGAGGCGGGCCGAGGTGGCTGGCGGGCGCCGTGGCCGCAGCGGTCGCCGCCGCCCTTGGCGACGGCACCTGGTCGAGGCTCAAGGCCTGTCGCGACGACGCCTGCCACTGGGCCTTCTACGACCACTCCCGCTCCCGCACCGGGCAGTGGTGCTCGATGGAGATCTGCGGAAACCGGAACAAGCAACTCCGGTGGCGCGAGCGGCAGGTTGGCGGCAACTGA
- a CDS encoding AAA family ATPase codes for MSTPPTEQAQLPSNVADAAKVLGQAISQVQRVIVGQEHMVQQLMVALLAKGHCLLEGVPGVAKTLAVRSFATVVGGDFARIQFTPDLVPSDIVGTRIYSANSESFQIELGPVFVNFVLADEINRAPAKVQSAMLELMAEKQVSIGGKTYPAPKPFIVIATQNPVESEGVYPLPEAQRDRFLMKVDVPYPRGNEELEILRRMSVRPPEAEQVLDTQLVLHLQDMASNVFVHNLVAEYIVRLVLASRAPKDFNMPDLENVIQIGCSPRATLGLVAAARALALINGRDYVLPTDVQAVARDVMAHRIVLGFDAIADDVSTLDVVDRILAMVPAPTPVWNQEQRQASHEQHAHQPGRA; via the coding sequence GTGAGCACACCGCCGACCGAACAAGCGCAGTTGCCGAGCAACGTCGCCGACGCGGCCAAGGTCCTCGGACAGGCCATCAGTCAGGTTCAGCGAGTCATCGTCGGGCAGGAGCACATGGTGCAACAGCTCATGGTGGCTCTGCTCGCGAAGGGCCACTGCCTGCTCGAGGGCGTCCCTGGCGTCGCGAAGACGCTTGCCGTTCGCTCGTTCGCGACCGTCGTCGGCGGCGACTTCGCCCGTATTCAGTTCACCCCCGACCTGGTGCCATCGGACATCGTCGGAACGCGCATCTACTCGGCCAACTCCGAGTCGTTCCAGATCGAACTCGGCCCCGTGTTCGTCAACTTCGTCCTTGCCGACGAGATCAACCGTGCGCCAGCGAAGGTCCAGTCGGCGATGCTCGAGTTGATGGCGGAGAAGCAGGTCTCCATCGGCGGCAAGACCTACCCGGCGCCGAAGCCGTTCATCGTGATCGCGACGCAGAACCCCGTCGAGTCCGAGGGCGTCTACCCGCTGCCCGAGGCGCAGCGCGACCGCTTCCTGATGAAGGTCGACGTTCCCTACCCCCGCGGCAACGAGGAACTCGAGATCCTGCGCCGCATGTCGGTGCGACCGCCGGAGGCAGAGCAGGTCCTCGACACCCAGTTGGTGCTGCACCTGCAGGACATGGCCTCCAACGTCTTCGTGCACAACCTGGTCGCCGAGTACATCGTGCGGCTCGTCCTCGCCAGCCGTGCGCCGAAGGACTTCAACATGCCCGACCTGGAGAACGTGATCCAGATCGGCTGCTCTCCGCGCGCCACCCTCGGTCTTGTCGCCGCTGCGCGTGCCCTCGCGCTGATCAACGGCCGCGACTACGTCCTGCCGACCGATGTGCAGGCCGTCGCGAGGGACGTGATGGCGCACCGCATCGTGCTCGGCTTCGACGCGATCGCAGACGATGTCAGCACCCTTGACGTGGTCGACCGGATCCTCGCCATGGTGCCGGCGCCCACGCCGGTCTGGAACCAGGAGCAGCGTCAGGCCAGCCACGAGCAGCACGCGCACCAGCCCGGTCGCGCCTAG